Part of the Misgurnus anguillicaudatus chromosome 25, ASM2758022v2, whole genome shotgun sequence genome, AAGGATCGGGCACAGAGTCGGGCAAGAAAGTCACGAAATGCAGTAACTGCAAGTACGGCGCAGAATGCGACGAAGACGCAGAAGACGAAGACTCGTACGTGCTACATTATTTCTTTTGCCATTTTTATGTAGGTAGCTTTGCCAATTTAGCTAAATGTTGGTTAAAATGACTTCCATGCTCTTTCATGTCAATGTATTAAAGAAATTAAAGTATGAAATGAGAAACAACGGCCATTGTGTCTAATATAAAAGCATGAACGTTGGAAGGAATACAGCTCCTTTCAAAGCCAAAAAAATAACACTCCTTCTCCCATGGGAAGGCCAAGAAGCAGTGAAATAGTTTGTGTGGTGAAAGTTTTTCTGCCTGCTTAGTTTTTTCCTTTATGTTTTCGCGTTTCCATGCCAAGCGCTAATGAACAGTATGGACCGAATCCAAGAACCGCTTCCAAGGACACGAGACTCCACAGCCCAGGGAAAAATTTTCATACGTCAGCACTCGTAGTTGGTACCAATATGGCCCTCTTATGAAGAGCCATTATTGGTTATATTACCTTAATGAACCACAAGGGGGAGACACAAATTACTTTGTGTGGCTCAAAGTACTGGAGAGATGCAGGTTGCACCAGCACAATGTTCTTGTCGTGCATTATTAAGCATCGATCAGATTCATCAAATTCGTTTTTTATATTGCAGCTGCTCGTGCAAAATCGACTGCAGTGGCCATAATGAAAACCCGGTGTGTGGTACTGATGGAAACTCGTACCATAACCCCTGCCTCGTGCGAGAAGCCTCCTGTATGAAACAGGAGCAGATAGATGTGAAACATCTGGGAAGATGTCCAGGTCAGAATCTGCTACAGGTCACAGTAAGCTCTtaatgatgccatagaagaactattttttgaaaaaacaaaccttttaattgGTTCTTTAAACTataaaaaggtaagaaagaacCTTTTATTAAAtagttctttgaggaaccaaaatggttcttttatggTATCACAGTGAAAAATCATTTGTAGCACctgtatttttaaaagtgtagcaATACTGTAGATACACGTGATAATGATAAAGTCAAATATTTGTGGATATtcctggtttaaaaaaatattagaacCTCACATTTAAACCTGGATTTCCATtgctgatgttttttttctttatgtgAGATTTGTGAATAACCTCTAAAGCAAATCTGTGTTTTTTCATTATTCAGATAAAGACAAAGCTAAAAAAACTGATGTTGGATCTCCATACAAGCCTGAGATTACTGGTGAGCACACTTGTAATGTAATGTCATTCCTAACCTATTTAAATTTTACGTTGTCTTTAAATATTGATCAGATGTGCTGATTTATCAATAGTCATATAATCGATAGAattaaatttaatgtaattCATGCATTCAACAATGATGCTTATTAAAGGAgtcgttcacccaaaaatggtcCCCATCGACTTGAGCAtagtcatttttattcctactatgaaaaAAGTCAGTGGGTCCCATTTTTTGGTTGCACTactcctttaaaggaatagtttaccccaaaataaaaaattgcccTAACTTTGGATTAAAGGTGCAGCCTGACCTCAACTCGTACTAAAAAAACTcgtactaaaaaaaaaattgccactagttcgggtcggacttgggtctaattttctcgggtttgtctcgggtcgggtctttcttaaaaaagaaaatatttatgcacgtcgCGTTCAGGTATAAAGTAATTCGGGTCttttcgggtcgggtacatgtctttggacccgagaagacctctaacACGcagtagtgttgggcgatatgccccattgtGAGATCGTCCTATAGTCAGCTTGTGAGATCGCTGATACgcgatagtatcggggggcggggcaatagttaactcatttatttatttgttcattttttactaaTTTATGACAAGGCACTTGactggtggacaaaaaagaagctaTTTTACTctaagggcaacactgtcagAACGCaactttcttaaagggatagttcggccaaaaacgatattaaacccatgatttactcacccccaagctgtccgagttgcatatgtccggcgctaccggaagctagttaattacgttaataacattttaaatatggatatttctacaacaacactgcacggattaccctcagaagacctttgtttatcatcctggagccgtttggatttaatttgtgaaggatggacgcactttttttggacttgaaggtcgtggactatggctggaccctgtaatattacatttaatcaactaaaagatctaaaatattttctaaaatatcagaaaatgtgtttgtctgaaaaacgatggacatatgcaactcggacagcttgggggtgagtaaatcatgggtttaatatcgtttttttggccgaactatccctttaaaactgatgccattaatccgagCGCATCATTGATGCCCAGGCGCTCTGAAATGTCCTGCCTGCCAACACACTGGCTTGTTTTAAACCCCTGTGCAGTGTGCACCTAACAACCTCTCTATTGCAAGAAAATGGCAGAGCCGTGcgtattacaagctcatgtgTGAGCCGAGGAAAAGTCTGCTTCAtgcgcattacaagttcaggtgctagaaggagtccatACCGTGCGagttcaggtccgagcaagtgTCCAAGACGTGCGAATTACAAGTCCAGGAGCATGCGAGAAGGAATTTGCGCACGTTACAAGCTTTCTCCcgcaaagtgaagcccacaaacactctcatgcgaggaaaagcgtGCAATgagcatgttaatgtgaaactatgatgataataattatCTAACTATCGGCAACTATTGTCATGAAAGCCCGCTATCGGCCATATGCCTGAtgatacatgatagtattgtcTATTGGCACAACCCTAGCGTACGgctatagtttataaagtttaaaatataaatatttcctTACAAAAACCCATCGCTTCACTCCAGAAGACATTTCTATTAACTATAGATTAGTTTTTGATGAATTAATGCCATTTTTACAGCTTTTAAAAAGTGGCGCACCATCCAgtgccattataaagctgaaTAGTCAGGATATTACTTAATATAACTCTGTGTTTTAGCTAAAAGAAGAAAGTCTAGGATGGGTTGAGAGTGGGTAAATATGGGCTGATTTTATTGGAAAAACAAATATCCAAGGCACTCGAGTGCAAATGTTAAAAAGCCTTTAATACACTCGGCTACATATAAAATTAAAAGGTAGATCTACGCGTTTCCATGATTGAAATTAAGACGACCAGTTCAGCATGCTCTGCTATTTCTTTTATATGGGCTAAATTTTATTGTAGGGTGAACTATTCTTTTAACCTCATTtgacctggtgtgtccacatacatggacatcacattttctttgttgtttgcaccataatatttaattctgtgtaactggaacctgttgtacgccaacatggacaattacattgcttcatgttcaaagaaaaatatttggttattatatttattggttcttcctaacccaaaatagctggaagaactCTGAAAAAGGGTGTTAGGGGGTTAAACATGCTTTAttataaatgtaatgtgttgctttaaatgtagaataaatgTACTTAGTCACTGCTGATAGTTAAGTTAAACAAATAGTTAAATAGCTACGTGTAGTACACTTTAAACACTGTAAATTTACGATAAGTTGCTTGTTCTGTTTTAGATCCAGCTAAAGCAGGTGATGGTAAAGGCTACGGCTGGATGCCCGTCCCCTGCACGGATGACTACGCAAACTTCTGCGTTCATGGCCAATGCGAATTCAATTACGGCATTGCTACCTGCAGGTCAGTTTCATGTTAATGAaaagttttatatattttggatatatatatttatacatattcttaatatcaatatatattttcaggTGTGATTCAGGTTACACTGGAACACAGTGTGAGGAGATCGCCGACTTTAACATCTTGTATGTGGTGCCCAGTGGACAGAAACTTCATTATGTGCTCATAGCTGCTATCATCGGAGCTGTGCAGATCGCCATCATTGTGGCTGTTGTCATGTGCATTACCAGGTGAGAGTCATAATATTTGGcatgtgtgaccctggaccacaaaatttGTCATAAgttgcatgggtatatttgtagcaatagccaacaatacattgtatgggtcaaaatttttattttttatgccaaaaatcataagACTATTAAGAAAAGATGACGttcaatgaagatattttgtaaatttcctacagtaaatatatcaaaaatgtattcatcATTAGTAATTTGTGTTACTAAGGACTTCATATGGGCAACTTTAAAAGCAATTTTcgcaatatttagatttttttgccccCTCAGATTAcaaattttcaaatagttgtatctcggcaaaatattgtcctatcctaacaaaccataaatgggtcaatgacgtgacgttaattattttgtgtacgtatggttcaattaaatgtaaaagggttaaaatttcaaaataaatttgtagattacttgcatacattctcttttttgaggtccaaatctaaaatttctggtttaatttcattttaaaagaatatttgggggataattgcaaaaatgtcaattggtgtgactagtatttttttttcaaattaaaatataaatttattcataaaaaatgtgggaTAAAATATTAGCatttagtttagtgtaatatgattttttaaaaatatatttttacatcatttgtcaaagattatttggaaaacagagctgttttcagcatatgtcaggacaaatattacaaaaatgcatttaaatttacattcataaataactaataaaattatattttaaaattgttttttattattacgtttacatgccatcaaggtggataaaatatgtaatatttctcattctttggcgcaatcgtgagttacaccatttgacattttcaggtccattcagtcttaactttcataaaaatggtgcaaatgttattttttattgcataaacataaacactatgtgcattgaaataaacctgatgcatgcttttaaaacaagttttttttaatttctcatcttgccaaaccgtttttgtcactgacccaaatgtataataaatgtataatatgtatatttaaaaaaaaatatggctggttttgtggtccagggtcaaatATAGTACAACATCCTTCCAAAACATCCCATTACCAGTAAAGATCAACTGACACCATTATAGTCTCCATTAAACCAATACAGTTCCCATTATAAccattatataaatattaaatattagtgataatttgttgttttatgcAGCAGGGTACTAACCGTACCTCCGCTATTACAGGTAGCAGCCTTATTTTGGGCCACTGTTGAGAATGCAACGGTGTATGCATGTACTTAAGATTCTCAGACAGTTTCTCTGTCATCTAGTAACACTGAATTAATGGCCCACAAGCACCATAGATTATGTATTTCATTATAGCGCAAGCTGTTTATGGTTAAACATTAATGCAGGGTGTATAAACCCAAGCCCATTATTACAGTGCTCATTAAAAGTGATGATATTTATGTTGTGTATTATGTGTCTTACAGGAAATGTCCTAAGAATAATCGCGGAAGACGGCAAAAGCAGAACTTAGGACATTTTTCATCAGACGCCTCTTCAAGGATGATGTagcttgtttttattttattttttgatacTTTTTGTACCGAGTGGATTACGATTATTATGTGCATTTTCGTTCGTGCTTTCTTGACTCTGGACAACAAGGTTATTTTCGATCACGTTTTATTTCGTTATTTTACGGGATGGTGccttattgtttgtttttcaagGACATTTTAGGTACTTGATGTCAGTGGTTGACACTGTCTGAGGAATGATAAAAGCCAGCTCTATTTGTcgagtgttttttatttttatttcatttgtggTACCACGTATCATTACACGTAACTCACGGCAAATAAACTGTGCCACTGGACGTCCTCGATTTCATGGAATGTGCTTCTTACTGAAAATATGAACTCTTGTCTTTTAGCCCTTcgatcatttttatttaaatcaaacatAGCTGAACACCAAATTTAATTGGGTCACAAACAAGTTTGCCGACGAAGTGCTGACGTTTACGGTTTCGTTTTGAAAGGAATTCCAGAGAATGAATTGCAATGTGTTTGACTAGCTAATCTTATCAATGTTGAAATGTTTGTAGTTTTTATGTTCTAATGTTATCGGTGTTGTCAATGTTGAAACGGACATTATTGACATTAATTTAATTCTACGAACTGCATATCGCATGACCTGTGAAACTGTGTCCAGTGATGtagatttaataaaatttaattcTCAGTCTTACAGATATTTTGTTCCCATTTTCAAACACAATCTCTTTGTAactattttatgaggtggctaatttgtattaattcgtacAACCTCATTCATACGTTTTCGCCAGTGATGTTGGTTTAGATATGGGGCCTCATTATTGCTTTTTTCTAACAATCAAATGTTTTTGGACAAATCTTTTGAATTTATTTGAAATGTCAGCTCGTAAAAATTGTTACGGATTCCTATGAGGTGAGGGTTCCGTTGCATAAACTGCTTGGACTAGTCTTACAAGTTAGTCATCTAATTTGATTGGTCAAATTGGTCTAATTTGAAGATGAAAAATATAATATAGTCCTAGCTAGTTGGTCAGATTAGTTCTTAAGACacactcttaaagggatagttccccaAATATGCAAATTCTGCATTctaccgatcatgagccccattcacttccatagtattcttctcctactatggaagtgaatggggctcatgttcgctttggttacaaacatttatcaaaatatcttcctttgtgttcatcagaacaaagacatttttacaggtttataacaacatgagagtcagaaaatgatgacagaatttttatttttgggtgaactattaaCTTAGTAGCTGTGTTTATGCAACTGGCCACAGGTCGGATTTCAAGATGGAAGGTACTTGTTGAAAACATAAttattgtgaatgaaccaaGACTAGTTACATAAtgggctctcctgattttgccaagtggttgatatcctcagggcaacattatgttgaccctgggacaacatttcaatcaaccaatcagatttcagaaataagttttaagtttaagcttacaaccaggattagctgtttctagaccattgtttttcacttatcatgtccctctgattttagggttggggtttggggtgggtttaggttttatttagaaaaatgttgtccttgggtcaacacaatatgttgccctgaggacatctctcacttggcaaaatcagttcgagCTTACATAATGAATGGGGGAAACATTGCACCCACCATTAGGATCAAGGAGGATCAAGCAGGATGAAATGTACAGCTGTAAATAGAAGTAAATAttatcactgcaaaaaaataatttcttagtattttgtctacattggaaaaaaatgactttcttacttagtttttttgtcttattttcagtaaaaatatctaaaaattcttaaattaagatgtatttcttgatgagcaaaatgacccaagaaaataagtctaaaaatgataatgtcaaatttaagagattttgtgcataaacaagcaaaaaaatctgccaatggcgtaagcttttttgcttgttttatgcacaaaatcacttaaatttgatattttttgtctaaaaactagacttattttcttgggtcgttttgctcatttagaaaatacatcttaatttaagaattttttgatatttttactgaaaacaagacaaaaacacttaagtaaaaattttcttgaaagtaattttttgcagtgtgtatatttgttttaaataaaattataaaaacattcttaaatcaagatgcattttcttgatgagcaaaatgaaaaataagtctagttttagacaaaaaaaaaatcaaatgtatttgtgcataaaacaagcaaaaataatctGACAATGGGGTAGCAGAAAaatcttaaatttttttcttaaacactaaattcaagaaaaattcaataaacatttgcttaccccattggtagatttctttgcttgttttatgcacaaaatcacttaaatttgatatttttggtctaaaaactagacttattttcttgggtcgttttgctcatcaagaaaaagcatctgaatttaaggatttttagatatttttactgaaaacaagacaaaaatactaagaatttttttcttgaaaatcattttttgcattgtatgtattttcttgataatcaaaatctagtttttagaaaaatacaaaatttgagtgaatttgtgcttaaaacaagcaaaaaaatctgccaatggggtgagatttttttcttgaattaagtgacAATTGAATTAAGacaaaagtaaacttatttcaagatttttttaaattttatattttataaattttatattttttgtctaaaaactagacttattttctataagtaattttgctcatcaagaaaacacatcttaatttaagaattttaagatatttctactgaaaacaaaacaaaaatactaagtaagaaagtcattttttgcagtataaacacttaattcaagaaaagtgaaaagttttcttaccccactggcagattgttttttgctttttttaaccacaaattcacttacatttaaattttttggtctcaaaattaaacttattttcttaggtgattttactcaagaaaatgcatcttgatttaaaacatttaagatatttgtactgaaaacaagacaaaaatgccaACATATTGAGATAATAAAGTCTCTTGTAAAACACTTTAGGTTAGCTGTTGGACTGTGAATAAATGTTAGACTGTCATGGTTTGGCTTAGCAAGTCAACCTAAGTAACACGATCTATTAGCGTAATCTAATTATAGACTGCTGTTCTTTCAGTTCATTTGAATCCAGTTCAAGTATCACGTCCTAAGATTTCAAATCTTGGGCATCTTTACAAAATGTCTTGTTCATCAACAAATCCCATagcttaaattaaaataatatctggAGAAATAAAGACCAGATCTAAGAAAGTTTGGTCATATGAGTCTAACAAAGTTCGATTTTGTGTGTAAGAAAGTGGTGTTGAGTGTCAGCTGAATGAGTTTTTGAGATGTAAGATGGCCTCAGTCAGCTATGACACGACTGATGGGTAATTATAGACGGCACTGGGGTTTAATAATAGACAGCAGCTGGTGGCATCATTTCACGGGTTTGGACAGAGTCCTCTGAGCTCAAGGAGAGATGCAGATCCTCTTCCTTAAGGTGAATCATTTTTCCCCAGGGCACTGAATGATTGAGGCCAGCATGCAGTTTGATAAATATATGcttttttttgtttggtttgGTGTCTGATTTTGTGTATCCTGGATTAAGACATTTCATGTATCCAGAATTCAGAAAGATGCCTGCAAACCTTTACTATCCAGAGTTGGGAGATAAGGTGAATATGAGTGAAAAAAGCTTTAGGACATCACGAATATACCATACGTCATTGGCTTTTCATTGAAGATGATTAGATCTGAGTACTTTGGAAAAAATAGTACGGTTGTGAAAGAAGGGGGTTTCCATTATCACAGCTGCATCTTCTAAAAATGACAAGGTGTCACTTTACTGTGGATATTTATAAGACTGTATTCATGGTGAGGTGATTTGGTGCCCCCCATCCAATTCCCCTACACTTATTTTTAATGTCTCCCAATGTGTCTGCCCTTTGAACCTTGTGTTCCCTATTTACAAAAAGGGTGGAGCTTGTATATTCTTCATTGGTGAAGCTCCAGTCAGAGGGAGAGTCTTTCATGATCCATCACGGCTCCATGGTCCAGCATCCCACCCCATCTCGTCCTATAACCCAACACCCCCATATACACTAGCAGATATCCAACCCCGTTCCCAAACCAGGACCTGACGCTTTCAGAAGGTTTCATCAAGGGTCCGCGCAGGTACAAGGAGAAGCATGGCTGATAAACTGGGATTGGCAGCGGTGGCAGATGAGCCCAGCGCCCTAAACATCTTCACTCTTCTGGAGAGGGTGTCTGGGATCATAGACACCGTACAGGCCTGCCAGCAACGTATGGAAGAGCGACAACTAGAGCTGGAGAACACCATGAAGGCCATCCAGGGGGATGTCGTGAAGCTGACGAAGGAGCACACGGTGACGAGTAGCATCGTCGAGAAACTTCTGGAGAAAACGCGCAAGGTCAGCTGCCACATCAAGGACGTCCGTGTCCGTGTGGAGAAGCAGAACATCCGAGTAAAGAAAGTGGAGGAGACGCAGGTCGAGTTGCTGAACAAGAACAAGTTTCGCGTGGTCATCTATCAGGTAAGACTAGATGTTCATCATTGGAACGTTTGGTTTTTGACAGTACTAATATCTTCAATTAAGTCCATGATGTTTTCCCTATAAAGCTGACGGTCCAAAATTTGGATCCATATAGTTGGTCAAACTTTTTAGCTCTCCATAATACTGGACTAGTTTTCATTGCTCAAGGTTGATATAAAGTTTATGACATTGAGTACAAGTTGAGTGTGAAAGGTCATCCAAGATttgcatttatacatttggAAGACGCTTGCAAAGCAATTTATATTCAAACTATACAAGATCTTCATCTCTCCTTAAGCTTACACAATGCTCCGATTAAGCTACAGGAAAGATAGCCTGATTATTTCAAGATACAAGGTCTTGCGTGATCCAAGATATATCAAGTTACACTAGAAGGTTAGACGTAAGGTTTCATGTGGCCTTCAGCCAAAAGCAATGCAGCAGGAATGTCCTGCCAGTGGGAATGAGGATCTGGAAACAGGATTAGGTTGGCGGCCATCTTATCTGATATGTGGACATTTGGAGAAACAAGCAGATAGACCGTGAAACTTGACCCATGACGGAGTAGAAGTGCACTTATATCTACCATTTCtaatattttttacttaaacTGAATCCTGAATCAAACAAAGAGACCTACATGGAAGATATTGAGTTGTTGTTCTGTCTAAAAGTAAGagataaaaaatgaatacactgtcagaaaaaaatggtcccaagctagGGTGGCCATTTGTGCCAGTTCCTCCGGACATGTCCCGAGCATgttttcgggtgcgttctccggaagtcgcgttgcttgaccgcatacgtcatcgaggttctcacatttcagttaaaattcattataaaattaaaatgtattttaagacatacaatcattgtagtttcattcttaccttgaaatgtaaaggttgcttttctgaaattgaacccgaaatattaaaccttgatgacatATGCGGTCGATCAACGCGACTTCCGTTGAACGCACCCGAAAACGTGTTCGGGGCGTGTCCGGCGGAGCTGGCACGAATGGCCGCCCTATCCCAAGCGGTCActagcagtgttgggggtaacgcattacaagtaacgtgcataacgtaataatattacttttctgaagtaacgagtaagtactttttattttaaaaaaagtaatgcaagttacataaaaaaatatgtactgaattaaacaaaacatagtcacattatgTACTCTATGCGCACTGTGCgagaacagtttgagtcagaaactgagatggcaggccagagcttgacatttttgtgatgaaatatgcaatatcTGAATGCAGAACCTTTCAGTCAtgaaaaacacctgcaaggcctgaaagagatcaagcctcagacaagaaaaagtaatgcaaaagtaactaaaaagtaatgtaagcattactttccctgaaaagtaactaagtaacgcaattagttacttttttgggagtatttaatattgtaatgcattacttttaatagtaactttccccaacactggtcaatAGGGCATTCGCTTTTTAAAAGGTCCTTATATGTAGCATTTAGGTTCAGACATGTATACACTTGGTACCACTACTTttaagatactaatatgtacctttgatatGCAACCTTTAGTACCAATATatacatctgaggtactaatatgaaatTTTTAgttgcaaaggtgtacttttggAAAGGGTACGGCCCcggtgacagctagggaccactCTTTTCTGACAGATGAAATACAGAAATGATTACATCATATAGCAATGTGTCTTTCTTTAAAACTGGAAACGCTGTTTCATTCAACATCAACAAATAGATCTGCTATTGTTTTACATGTTGGGATTTCTAGCTTGACAACAAATATAACGATAAGTACATCTATTCTGTTAATAGAAAATCATATTGGACACGGACGCACGATCATTTTCAATGTTAATATCAAACTTTTAAAGTACTGTCTGATGTGTCTTACTGTGGCTTTACCGTGAGCAAGCAACAGCTGACAGATTTGTTCTGGGTTATTCTGAGAGCTAAGCTTCATGTCCTAATATAGTCCTATCACATCTCACTGAGTGATGATTAAAACAGTCACTGACAGAGAGACTTTAAATCGTGAACTATTGCAAACTGCTGGTTTATGATCGGTATGCTTTTCTTCTATAAAAACATTGTTTCGCTAGTGCTTAATGATTATGTTGTGGGATCTTAACTGGCTTTGGTCCATCTGTTAGGACATAATTCACTGTGCTATATATATTTTAGCCAGTGCCTTTAAATAAGCCAggatgttaaagggacagttcaccgaAAAATTTAAGTTTGGTCAAACATTAATCATcttcaagttgttccaaacctgtttaaaaaaaaatttctgccGAACACAAATGAGGATAATTTAAATGGATCttaaacagatctggggcaccattcatgtcttactatagaagtcaatcgTGCctcagatctgcttggttacaaacattcttcaaaatatagTCATTTGTGTTTCAGCAGAACAATGAAATCTATAATCTAAAAGTTTGAAACAGCTTGAGGGTGAGAAAAATATTTttcggtgaactatccctttaatccctataaatgcacaaaattataatttttttcactgAAACATTTTGTAATCCTGCCTGACCTTTACCAGACAAACTTTTTGATGTCAAATGGTAGTGAGAGCTTCTGGTGTGATCAAGTTTAACTGTGCTAATTCTTTAAATGTTGCTTATTTGCATATTCCACCCAAAAAAAGTATATCTTTTAAActcatattaatttttttactttttatggcAAAGTTTTCAATGTCacataaatctttggtgtctccagagtatgtatgtgaagttttagc contains:
- the tmeff1b gene encoding tomoregulin-1b, whose amino-acid sequence is MSVGSGLVRWTGTELSVFCLLTITIPTVLGSVQSANPQNTDCASGKGKGCLDLSEKKSDLRVCDATTCRYGGTCKDNGADLKCVCQFQCPKNYIPVCGSNGDTYQNECYLRQAACTQQRAISLASEGPCYPDSSSGSGDGEYEGSGTESGKKVTKCSNCKYGAECDEDAEDEDSCSCKIDCSGHNENPVCGTDGNSYHNPCLVREASCMKQEQIDVKHLGRCPDKDKAKKTDVGSPYKPEITDPAKAGDGKGYGWMPVPCTDDYANFCVHGQCEFNYGIATCRCDSGYTGTQCEEIADFNILYVVPSGQKLHYVLIAAIIGAVQIAIIVAVVMCITRKCPKNNRGRRQKQNLGHFSSDASSRMM